One stretch of Streptococcus australis DNA includes these proteins:
- the coaE gene encoding dephospho-CoA kinase (Dephospho-CoA kinase (CoaE) performs the final step in coenzyme A biosynthesis.), whose protein sequence is MGKIIGITGGIASGKSTVTNFLREKGFQVVDADAVVHQQQKPGERLYQVLVQHFGQEIILENGELNRPLLASLIFSNPEEREWSKQTQGEIIREELAVLREQLAQTEAIFFMDIPLLFEQNYANWFDETWLVYVDHDIQLERFMKRDHLSKEVAESRLAAQWSLEEKKKLASHILDNNGSRDQLVGQVVKLLEGGDSCARD, encoded by the coding sequence ATGGGAAAAATTATCGGGATCACAGGAGGAATTGCCTCAGGTAAGTCAACTGTGACAAATTTCCTAAGAGAAAAAGGCTTTCAAGTGGTCGATGCTGACGCAGTCGTCCACCAACAACAAAAACCTGGAGAGCGCCTATATCAGGTCTTAGTTCAGCACTTTGGACAGGAAATTATCTTAGAAAATGGAGAACTCAATCGCCCTCTCCTAGCTAGTCTCATCTTCTCAAATCCAGAAGAGCGGGAATGGTCTAAGCAAACCCAAGGAGAGATTATTCGTGAGGAACTGGCTGTACTAAGAGAACAGTTGGCTCAGACAGAAGCGATTTTTTTCATGGATATTCCTCTGCTTTTTGAGCAGAACTATGCCAACTGGTTTGATGAAACGTGGCTGGTCTATGTGGACCATGATATCCAATTAGAACGTTTCATGAAACGGGATCATCTTTCTAAGGAAGTAGCGGAGTCCCGTCTGGCAGCCCAGTGGTCTTTAGAAGAAAAGAAAAAATTGGCGAGTCATATATTAGATAATAATGGCAGTCGTGACCAGCTTGTGGGGCAAGTAGTGAAGTTACTTGAAGGAGGCGATAGCTGTGCAAGAGATTAG
- the mutM gene encoding DNA-formamidopyrimidine glycosylase translates to MPELPEVETVRRGLEKLILGKKISSIEIAYPKMIKTDLDEFQKELPGQIVESMGRRGKYLLFYLTNKVLISHLRMEGKYFYYPDQVPECKHAHVFFHFEDGGTLVYEDVRKFGTMELLSPDLLEAYFVSKKLGPEPREQDFDLQSFQAALAKSKKPIKSHLLDQTLVAGLGNIYVDEVLWRAQVHPARPSQTLTAAEASAIHDQIIAVLGQAVEKGGSTIRTYTNAFGEDGTMQDFHQVYDKTGQACSRCGTLIEKFQLGGRGTHFCPQCQRRG, encoded by the coding sequence ATGCCTGAATTACCTGAGGTTGAAACCGTTCGTCGTGGCTTAGAGAAATTAATTTTGGGAAAGAAGATTTCTAGTATAGAGATTGCTTATCCTAAGATGATCAAGACAGATTTGGATGAGTTTCAAAAGGAATTGCCTGGTCAGATTGTTGAGTCCATGGGGCGCCGTGGAAAATATTTACTTTTTTACCTGACAAACAAGGTCTTGATTTCCCATCTGCGGATGGAGGGCAAGTATTTCTACTATCCGGATCAGGTTCCTGAATGCAAGCATGCCCATGTTTTCTTCCATTTTGAGGATGGCGGCACTCTTGTATATGAGGACGTACGCAAGTTTGGAACTATGGAACTGCTGTCACCTGACCTTTTGGAAGCCTACTTTGTTTCTAAAAAATTAGGCCCTGAGCCAAGAGAGCAGGACTTTGATTTGCAGTCCTTCCAAGCTGCCCTAGCCAAATCTAAAAAGCCTATCAAATCCCACCTCCTAGACCAAACCTTGGTCGCTGGTCTTGGAAATATCTATGTGGATGAGGTCCTCTGGCGAGCTCAGGTCCATCCAGCAAGACCTTCGCAAACTTTGACAGCAGCAGAAGCGTCAGCTATTCATGATCAGATCATTGCTGTTTTGGGACAGGCAGTTGAAAAGGGCGGCTCTACCATTCGAACCTATACCAATGCCTTTGGGGAAGACGGAACCATGCAGGACTTCCATCAGGTCTATGATAAGACTGGACAAGCATGTTCCCGCTGTGGCACCCTCATTGAGAAATTCCAGCTCGGTGGACGAGGAACTCATTTTTGTCCTCAGTGTCAAAGGAGGGGCTGA